The genomic segment CCTAAGACTCGCACTGCTCAGGACAGACAGACATTATGAGTAATCAAATGATCTTGCAAATATGTAGCTCCAACTGGTGATGAAGACCATGAAGAAAGCTTTCCTACAGTTACGGGTACTATAAATTCTATGTGCCTTCTGCCCTCTGGTGTAGGGACAGGACTGAGGGAGAAAACAGTGCGTGACTTGGCTTTTTCAAGGCTGCAGGAGTGCTCTGTGACTGTTGGACAAACAGAATGGAAGGTGACTTTTGTGAAGTCTGATTAGGGGAGGTTTGGCCCGGAAGTGGGGCATACCGCAGACCTTGTTAGGGCATTGGGCCTTTATCCAAAAACCAGTGGGTAGCCATAAAGGGTTTCAAGAAGGGAGATGGCAGTGACCTAATCATACTTGAGAACATTTTGGATAGGGCCAGAGTGGATTCCTAGAGTCCAAGATTAGATTGTGAAGGTAAGCATGGAGTCCCCAGCTAGCACTGAgtaatctcattttttattacCAGTTTTATGAATGAAGACGTAGATCATACTACATTTTCATGTCGTTTGTTATTAGTATGATTATTTTCCCAAGTGTCTGACAGGCGTTTGtacctgtgtgtgtctgtgtgtgattGCCTTTTTATTGACTGTAGTTTTAGTGGGGGCAGCTTAGTGTAGCGGCCAGGAGCACCGGCTTTGGAGCAGAATGCCTGTGTCTGGATCCTGCTGGTTGTGTTACCTTGAACAACCTGAATAGCTGTggtcagcctcagtttcctcctctgcagccTGGGGACAGCAGTAGTGCCCCCGTCTCCTAGGTGATTGTGGGGTTATGGGGTAAAGCGCAGGGCTGGCCCGCTGAGCACTGTGTGCTGTCTTGTCTGAATACCTGGCATACGCAGATGCCCGGGAGCTCTGGTTGGCATGTGTGGTAAGTGCTCCCTCTCTGTTTGCGTGGTGttacaatacatttttaaacttgttttcaaACAATGTCATATTTTTTGAAGTACAAAACTTATCTGCAGTGAACAGATGTCCTTCTCCTTTCTGATATCTTCCATTGctgtgaaataagtcatacatactgactttgttttttagtgtttttatttaaaatacagataatccTTTAATCCATTTGTAATTTATTCCAGCTTATTAATATAAGGCAAGGCTCTAAATAGACTTTTTCAAAAAAGCCAACGAATTGGCTGAGCTCCATGTTTTGACATACCCTTCTTCCCCTCACTGCTGCTCTCGGCTTCCCATCGTGCACTGGACCCGTACACACACTAAGGTCTATTTAGGGAATGTGGTTCTGCTCTGCCAGTCTGTACTCCGTTCTTGCAGGATACCACCTCAGCCCTGAATTAATTAGCATAACTGTCTTCTTTCTAATCATTTTGTCAGATATCCACTCCTTACTGCTCTCACCTCATTAGAATTTGCAGTAAACCGTTACTGAATTTGGCTCTTGTTGGCATTCGTAAACTGTTCCGCCGTCACATTTGGGGTTGGTGATCCTTCTATTTAAGACATATGTTCTTCAGcagagttttatactttttcacATGTAGGCTGGGCACATTCCTTGAGATTATTCCTagatgtctctctctccttttttttaaatgttttatttgctaTTAAGAATGTAGTATTTTTATCCTACATATAAGGAAGAAGttgtgttttgtgtatttttcttacaTCCAGCCATATTCCTTGACTGCCATTGGTTTCTAAGAGTTCTTCATTCTGCAATCAATTAAGAGTTTTGGTATTATCTGCACGTATCTGTTGTCTCTTTACTTTTAAGTTTATCTagtatttctgttttccattatGTGCTAGAATttccaaaacaattttaataccatatttctttcattctaaGACTGTTGAGCATAGAACATGCTACTGATTCAAAAATAGCTTTTGGGGGCTACCGTATTAATGTACCACACATTGTAATTCACATTACAGTATCAGAAATGTTAGGGGTGCGTCTCAGAATTGAAGAAATAAGATCATAGTAGTAATGGTGCCCctccttattttctcatttagtgggAATGCCTaacccattttaaatatgatattgGCTGTTggtttattgttatattttttcaaatgaaaacaaaagactaATTCTGCCGGACAGTAATGAGAAAGGTGTACTGTTTGGTTTAACTAACAAGTGGAGATAGGGCTGTGCACATGTCCTCTCTGATGCACAGATCCCTGGCTACAGAGCAAGGTCTCTGCCCCTTTTGCACTCAGAGCTCCCTGGTTTGCCCTGACCATCAAGGATGGAGTATTTGTTTCCCAGAACTGCAGTACAAATTACTGCAAATTTGGTGGCTCCAAACAacagagttctggaggccagagatCTGAAATCCGTATCGTTGGGCTGGGCTCCCACCAGGGGCTCTCAGTGAGAACCCCTTGCAGTTTCTGGGGGCTGCCAGCACTGCTTACCTTGTGGCTGCATCTCCTGTCTTCAGGGTCAGCCTCTTCAAGTCTCTCTCCGCTTGCCTTCTCCTCAGCGTGTGTAGTTGGGAATGTTTGTGAACTTGTCAGTGCTGAAGGAAAGGCTTTTAAAGACATGTGTTAGGAATAGCAAAGCCTTTTTCATTCCCTTTGGGAATAGCACTGTGGACGTCTCTAAATGGCTCTAGTTCAGTGTCCACAAAGTCAGTCCACTGAGAGTTCTACGGAACCCCTCAACCTCAGCCCCTCTGCCGTCCCCAGTCTCCTCCTCGGGCTCAGCTCTACAGCAACGGGGAGACAGGCAGGCTACATTTCTTCTAAGACGATTATGAAGACAGAATTAAAAACTGCTCAGTTAAGACTAGAGAGCTTAAAAAAGTGAAGTCAGCATATCGTTTATTTTGTAAATTGGTCATTCAAGGAATTGGCCGTTTGGCAAACGGCTGTTCAGCAGTTGGCTGTTGGTGACATCAGGCTGCTTACCCAGGAGACAATGCGGAGCTGAGGGTCAGAGGCTAAGCCTGCCTAGTGCAGAGCCGcacctgtccctctgcctcctgcagaCCGTGGAGATGGGGACATGACCTTGGAGGGAGCTGGGACTGAGCCCATCCACTTGCAGGCTGGGCCCTAGGGATGAAGAGAAGGCAAGAGTGAATGGGAGGTCCCCCCCTTGGACCCTGACTCAGAGGAGCCCAAATGCGGGCCAGCAGCCAGATGAGAAGTCAGTCATATGCCATGTGCCAGGCCAGTCTGGCACAGGAGAGGCAGATTAAGAGTCAGGGCTTGATGCATAAAGTCACAAGAAGGTCATCTTGTGGGGTTTTAGCAGACTAAATATGTGTTGATGGTTTAAACTTCCATGTGAAATATTTAGCACAGGCCTGTTAGCCATTATTCTCGTACGGTTTTGACATTGTTACCAATACTGTATCTTCCACGTATGATGACACTTGCTATCACAGTACCTGGGGCCTGTAGGTAGTTGGTAAATCCACTTTTCGTGCATTTACTGGGTAATTTTGATTGGGTACGGCAGTTTCTGCTAGTAGGGGCGCGGTTAGAGACCTCTGTCTCTGGAGTACTTGCAGCATCTCTTACCTTATTGTAACTTCAAAAGCCAGTCTGGTCATTAACACCAGACATCAGCATAAATACAGCCGCTGGGCAGTCACCGGTCTGTGTGCACAAAGCCATACAGGTTATCAAAGCAAGTGGCGTTATTGTGGGAAGACCCTGAGAATGTTGAGATGATGTTGATGTGGCTGTAGCTGTTTCAGTGAAGTCAAAAACCCAGCGATAAAGAATCGAAGAGAAACGACAACCAAAAAGGCAGGCAATACATGCGTGCCTAGCAGCTCTATGAATTGCTTATTATGGATTTCCTAGGAGTTAAGATAAGAACAGGagtttattggggcgcctgggtggctcaggcggttaagcgtctgccttcggctcaggtcatgatcccagggtcctgggatcgagccccgcatcgggctccctgctcagtgtggagtcggcttctccctctgcctctgcccttcccctgcttgtgctctgtctctgtcaaagaagtaaataaaaccttaaaaaaaaaaaaaaaaagaacagtttattTACGTGCATATCCTGTTCTGAAAGATGCCCTAGTAATTAAAAGTAACTTagtaatttattactttttttatataACATATTGCAAGTTAAGTAGCAAACACTCACAGGCAGGACGTTTCTGTTGCAGCATGGCTCTCTGAGCAAGTATTGAAGGAGCTTGCAGACGTCTGCTTTCCAGAAGGGACATAGATGATTCAGTTGGATGTAGCCCATATGTGCATAAGGTCTGGCTATAGGAAATGACGGAGTAAAAGGACTGTTGTAAATAGGCATCCCTGCTCACAGTCAGGTTATACATAACAACTCAAATTAATCATTTCAAAGCCAGACTAACATTTATagttaaaaagcaaagataaccGAGATTGGAGACTAAAACCACCCTGGGAAGCCCGGATGATAACGCAACCTTCCCCATCATCGGGGGGAGCACAGGTTCCCAGCGGCGCACTGGGAGCCGGATCTTGGCAGCACTGAGAGCACTGAGCCAGGGGCTGTTGGACACGTACCTTATTTTAGATGGTGACTCTCCTGTAGGCACCTGCTAGCAAGGAGCCCTAGGTGCACGGACACAGGAGGACTTGAATTTGGCATTGGGGTTACTTCACAAGCAGACACTCGCGGGCCCCGGAGGGGAGCACCTGTGTGTTCAGAGTGCTTTACGTACAGAGGAAGCACGGGAAGGGCAGGCACCGGTGAATTAACAGCAGAGGACTGGGGTCAGTTTGGTTGCATTTTCTGAAGTTGAGACTGTCTTCGGGTGCTGGAGCTGCGGGGGCGGAGGACGGTTACACGGCTCGCGCCGACCCGCTCAGGAGCGCGTGTCCCCCTCTGCGTCAGCACCGCGTCCTGGGTCAGGTTAAGAGGGAGCTTCCCCTGCGTGCAGTAGCTGTGATTGAGGCTTTTCTAGACAATTCCTGTAGGGTCGAAGGCTGTGGGATTGTTTAGCCAGAAGGTAGGAAAACAGCGGTAAGACCTAACACATCTTACTTACATGGAAAATAGAACATAGTGAGGCAGGCTGGAAGGACAATAGGGAGagtttgtggttgtttttaaCCTTTTCAAATTGTGAAGTATAGCACGTCCGTGCAGAAATGTGCATAAAGTGCAAGTGTGTGACTTAAATGAACCGTGGGGAAGCAGCCAATATCCGTAgccacctccttcctccctaGAGGTAATCCCCTCCTGGCTTTTATGCAGGGCCTACTACAGTTTTGCCTGGTTTGGGACCTCATGTATGTGGAACCAGATAGGACATATATGACTTCTTTCACTCGCTACCGTGTTTCGATAATTACCCACTTTATTGCATGTGGTTACAGTTCTTTCACGTCTGCTGCTATAGAATATTCCATCATTGGCATATGccacccttcacccattttacttttcatggacatttgggatgCTTCCAGGCTGGGAGCTGTTGTGAATAAGGTAACTGTGAACTCCGTGTACATGTATCCAGgtctggaagtggaattgctgaattgtaGGGTGTGTATATTCACACCTTCCTATGTAATGGGAAACTTGTTTCCTGTAGAGATCAGGAGCTGCTCCCACCTGCTCTGATCCGACGGTTAAGGTGCCTGTCTGGGGGAAGGGCTGTAAGTCTCTGTGGCCTTCCTGAGCATTTCCCCCATGCGGTGAAATTAAGTATTGAGTACTGTTTTGTAGGTTTGTccatcttttccatttcttctttggaCGTTCCTGGTCTTTCTATCCAGTGGTCTGTTAGCTAACCAACCCTCTGAAGGTCACTATGTGGAGGATGTGAGGATGTATAACACCTGTTTCCTGCCTGGAGGAGAAGACTCTCAAGGCAGATACATAACCAAGTAATTCACAGCATTGTGATCTTTGTTGAGGGCCGTTCTTCCCTACCAGGCTGTTAGCGGAGGATGCATATCCTCAGTGCTTATTAACACCTTACGTGGCACCCACTTAGGGAAGTTATGTTCAATGACTGAGGCGTTTTCGGAGGGTGGTGAAAGTGCTCTAGTAGTGTAGGTGCTGAGTCATGGAGCAGCACAAAATAAGGAATTACAAACTGCACCCACTCCCCAGCCCAGAGTGGGGTGAGGCTTCCGTGGGAGGTGATATCTTGATCAAGAGTGTTTCATCAGGAAGAAGTACATTCTAGGCCAAGGAATAAATGTGCAAAGGCACAGAACGGAGAAGGAGCTCACGGCACTGGAAATGTGAAATTGGGATGATGCACCCTTGGAAGGTGGATGCTCGGAGGGGATGGTAGAGAAAGGACACCAGCTGGACCTCATGCTGGGAGGGGCCGCCCTGTGAATCTCACAGGCAATGGGGATGAAGTGCAGATGAAACACAAGATGAAGTTCTCTTTGGGCAGGGATGGGGACTGCCTATCACTAGAACTGATCTCTTGGACAAAACAGAGCAACCGTATAAGCCTGTCACGAAAGCAGTTGCCTTTCCCTCTAGATAAGTTCTCTCTTGGGAAGTCAAGCTGTAACTCGAgggagcccgggggggggggtgcagagtgAGGCGTGGATTTATCAgccctttgagcctcagtttccacatccgTCGCGTGAGAATCATGCCTGCCTTGCAGAGTAGTCCCACGAAGGAGGTAATGCCTGGGAGGGACTTCACCCTTGCCTGGAGGAGGGGCGGTGGAGACCCTGAGGGCCCGTGCTGTTGCCGGTTTAAGTTCGCTTGGGACATGCCGGGAACGTGAATAAATGGTCCCCGGCGGGGACTAGCCATCTGCGGAGACCTGCCCCCCCTCCCGCCGGCCAGGGCCCGGCCGCCCGCGAGCGCTGGACCCCGCGGCAGAGGCAGGCCTCCGGCTgtgtgggcagagctggggcgCAGCGGGGCTTGTGTCCTGCTCCGCGCCTTGCGCTCCCGGGCACGGCGATGCGGGCGTTCGCGGCTGCCTCCCTGGCGAGGGCTCCCGTGCCGCAGCCCCGCAGTCCCGCGGGGGCAGAGGCGGTTGGAGTCGGCCGGCTGGGCGCAAACCCCTCCCCCAGACTCCCGAGGGGGAAGGCCTTCCGAAGAAACGAAAGTGAAATTGAGCCGGGGCCCTTTCCCCACCGGCGGCGCGCGCCCGAGCTGTTTACGGCGCGGCTGGCCCGGGGGCACTGGCGTCCGCGCGTCGGGGGGCGGCCGCGGGGGAGGGTCGCGCCTGGGTGCGGGAGGGGGGGTTCGCCAGCCCCGCCCCGGGACATGCGTCGGGGGCGCCATGGACCCCAGGCAGGTAAGTCGGCCGGCCTCGGCAGGCCAGACCCCGCGGGGCCCGCGCTCCTGTCACCCTGCTGGGCCCGCGCTTGGGTCGGCGACAGGGTGCGTGGCGTGTGCGCGCGCCGTGTTCGGGGAATTTGCGGGCTGCCTGTGACTTCTgcagagcgggggggggggaaggggggcttAAGGGGAGGATGCGCCGGGTCTGGGGAGCGCGCCCGAGCCGGGGCCAAGCCGCCCCCTCCCTCTCGGCCAGGGCCCAGCGTCAGCGCCTCCTGGGAAACAGGCTTCAGTTTGACCCGTCCCCTCTCTGCACCCTTTCCACGTTCTTAAGGCTTTTTTTAATAGCCCTTCTTACCTGTAGGAGAAAATTTACATCCATCGCGGCTGTATTCATTATTGCTAAAAACTCGCAAAGCCCAGATGCCCCTCAGCAGATGATCGGATCAGCAAACCGGGATGGCTCCGTACAGTGTACGTGGCCAGGCCGAAAACGCCGAGGAGCTCCTGATCCCACAAGTGGAACCTCGCGTTCACTGGCCTGCACACAGGAGGCTGGGCCCAGAAGACTCCGCGCTTCTGGGTCCCTTTACTTGACATTGtgggaagaacaaagctggggggcAGGAAGCAGATGGTGGCTGCCTGGTGGTGGCCCGGGCCTGGGTGTGGGGGAAGGAGCTGATCGCAGAGTGCATGAGAACTTC from the Halichoerus grypus chromosome 7, mHalGry1.hap1.1, whole genome shotgun sequence genome contains:
- the LOC118532349 gene encoding uncharacterized protein LOC118532349 codes for the protein MAPPTHVPGRGWRTPPPAPRRDPPPRPPPDARTPVPPGQPRRKQLGRAPPVGKGPRLNFTFVSSEGLPPRESGGGVCAQPADSNRLCPRGTAGLRHGSPRQGGSRERPHRRARERKARSRTQAPLRPSSAHTAGGLPLPRGPALAGGRALAGGRGGRSPQMASPRRGPFIHVPGMSQANLNRQQHGPSGSPPPLLQARVKSLPGITSFVGLLCKAGMILTRRMWKLRLKGLINPRLTLHPPPRAPSSYSLTSQERTYLEGKATAFVTGLYGCSVLSKRSVLVIGSPHPCPKRTSSCVSSALHPHCL